A stretch of the Glycine soja cultivar W05 chromosome 13, ASM419377v2, whole genome shotgun sequence genome encodes the following:
- the LOC114381277 gene encoding cytochrome P450 78A5-like → MIPTLVCIGTTIFQSTLSSYSLSFISLFLSTSLALLAISLNYWLVPGGFAWRKYHSRYKGHAKLSGPMGWPILGTLPAMGPLAHRKLAAMATSPKAKKLMTLSLGTNPVVISSHPETAREILCGSNFADRPVKESARMLMFERAIGFAPYGTYWRHLRKVAITHMFSPRRISDLESLRQHVVGEMVMRIWKEMGDKGVVEVRGILYEGSLSHMLESVFGINNSLGSQTKEALGDMVEEGYDLIAKFNWADYFPFGFLDFHGVKRRCHKLATKVNSVVGKIVEERKNSGKYVGQNDFLSALLLLPKEESIGDSDVVAILWEMIFRGTDTIAILLEWIMAMMVLHQDVQMKARQEIDSCIKQNGYMRDSDIPNLPYLQAIVKEVLRLHPPGPLLSWARLAIHDVHVDKVIVPAGTTAMVNMWAISHDSSIWEDPWAFKPERFMKEDVSIMGSDMRLAPFGAGRRVCPGKTLGLATVHLWLAQLLHHFIWIPVQPVDLSECLKLSLEMKKPLRCQVIRRFNTISS, encoded by the exons ATGATTCCAACACTTGTTTGTATTGGCACAACAATATTCCAAAGCACCCTCTCTTCTTACTCATTGTCTTtcatctctctttttctctccacGTCACTCGCCCTTCTTGCTATTTCCCTCAACTATTGGCTTGTCCCCGGAGGTTTTGCATGGAGGAAATATCACAGTCGTTACAAAGGCCATGCAAAACTCTCTGGCCCAATGGGCTGGCCCATATTGGGAACTTTACCTGCGATGGGCCCTCTAGCCCACAGGAAACTTGCTGCCATGGCCACTTCACCAAAAGCAAAAAAGCTCATGACATTGAGTCTAGGAACAAATCCAGTTGTTATCAGCAGTCACCCAGAAACCGCAAGAGAAATTCTTTGTGGGTCGAACTTCGCTGACCGACCCGTTAAAGAATCGGCCCGAATGCTCATGTTTGAGCGTGCCATTGGATTTGCTCCATATGGGACTTATTGGCGCCACCTACGTAAAGTGGCAATCACCCACATGTTCTCTCCGAGGAGGATTTCTGACTTGGAGAGTCTCCGACAACATGTGGTTGGCGAAATGGTGATGAGGATATGGAAGGAGATGGGGGACAAAGGGGTGGTAGAGGTTCGAGGCATATTGTATGAAGGGTCTTTGAGCCACATGTTGGAGAGTGTGTTTGGTATTAATAATTCTCTAGGATCACAAACAAAGGAGGCGTTGGGTGATATGGTTGAGGAAGGGTATGACTTGATTGCCAAGTTTAATTGGGCAGACTATTTTCCTTTCGGGTTTTTGGACTTTCACGGGGTCAAGAGAAGGTGTCACAAATTGGCAACTAAGGTCAATAGTGTGGTGGGTAAAATtgtggaagaaagaaaaaattcagGGAAGTACGTTGGACAAAATGATTTTCTTAGTGCCTTGTTATTGTTGCCTAAAGAGGAAAGCATAGGTGATTCAGATGTAGTGGCTATCTTATGG GAAATGATATTTCGGGGAACAGACACAATTGCTATACTTTTAGAATGGATCATGGCCATGATGGTTTTACACCAAGACGTACAAATGAAAGCACgtcaagagatcgactcatgcATCAAGCAAAACGGTTACATGCGAGACTCAGACATTCCAAACCTCCCTTACCTCCAGGCCATAGTGAAGGAGGTTCTCCGATTGCACCCACCAGGCCCATTACTTTCCTGGGCTCGCCTCGCAATCCATGATGTCCACGTGGACAAGGTCATCGTGCCAGCTGGCACAACTGCAATGGTTAACATGTGGGCTATATCACATGACTCATCCATTTGGGAGGACCCGTGGGCCTTTAAGCCCGAAAGATTCATGAAAGAAGATGTGTCGATCATGGGGTCGGACATGAGACTTGCACCATTTGGTGCAGGACGTAGGGTGTGCCCAGGAAAAACATTAGGCTTAGCCACAGTTCATCTATGGCTTGCACAACTTCTTCACCATTTCATATGGATTCCAGTGCAACCCGTGGATCTTTCAGAATGCCTAAAGCTCTCGCTCGAAATGAAAAAGCCTTTACGATGCCAAGTGATTCGCAGGTTCAACACCATAAGCTCTTGA